In Streptomyces chartreusis NRRL 3882, the following are encoded in one genomic region:
- a CDS encoding MFS transporter, whose product MPLALLALAVGAFGIGTTEFVMMGLLPDVANDLHISIPSAGHLVSAYALGVVIGAPLLAAVTARMSRRTVLIALMGLFVAGNALSALAPDNGWLLAARFLSGLPHGAFFGVGAVVATNMVAPERKARSVSLMFLGLTVANVVGVPVATLMGQQLGWRATFLGVSAIGLAAIAALAFLIPHDHEHATAKGLRGELAALRSVPVWLSLGTTVAGFGALFAAYSYITPMLTDAAGYADASVTLLLALFGVGATAGNLLGGRLADHSLRGTLFGGLGSLVAVLALFPLLMRTEFTAAVAVILLGMAAFATGSPLQLMVMDKAASAPSLASSANQAAFNLANAGGAWIGGLALAAGFGVTSPALAGAALAVLGLGVASLAYAVDRRSAPAGGRERVVASHVPQEAEAVHY is encoded by the coding sequence ATGCCCCTGGCCCTGCTCGCCCTCGCCGTGGGCGCCTTCGGCATCGGTACCACCGAGTTCGTGATGATGGGGCTGCTGCCCGACGTCGCGAACGACCTGCACATCTCGATACCCAGCGCCGGTCATCTGGTGTCGGCGTACGCGCTGGGCGTCGTCATCGGCGCCCCGCTGCTGGCCGCCGTCACCGCCCGGATGTCCCGCCGCACGGTCCTGATCGCGCTGATGGGGCTGTTCGTCGCGGGCAACGCGCTGTCGGCCCTCGCTCCCGACAACGGCTGGCTGCTGGCGGCCCGCTTCCTGAGCGGTCTGCCGCACGGCGCCTTCTTCGGCGTGGGCGCCGTCGTCGCGACGAACATGGTCGCTCCCGAACGCAAGGCGCGCTCGGTCTCCCTGATGTTCCTCGGCCTGACGGTCGCGAACGTCGTGGGTGTGCCCGTCGCGACCCTCATGGGCCAGCAGCTCGGCTGGCGGGCGACCTTCCTCGGCGTCAGCGCCATCGGCCTGGCGGCGATCGCCGCGCTCGCGTTCCTGATCCCGCACGACCACGAGCACGCCACCGCGAAGGGCCTGCGCGGTGAACTGGCCGCCCTGCGCTCCGTCCCGGTCTGGCTGTCGCTCGGCACGACGGTCGCGGGCTTCGGCGCCCTCTTCGCGGCCTACAGCTACATCACGCCCATGCTCACGGACGCCGCCGGCTACGCCGACGCCAGCGTGACCCTGCTGCTGGCCCTGTTCGGCGTCGGCGCGACCGCCGGCAACCTGCTGGGCGGCCGCCTGGCCGACCACTCCCTGCGGGGCACCCTGTTCGGCGGCCTGGGCTCCCTGGTGGCGGTGCTGGCGCTGTTCCCGCTGCTGATGCGCACGGAGTTCACCGCCGCCGTCGCCGTGATCCTGCTCGGCATGGCGGCCTTCGCCACCGGCTCCCCGCTCCAGCTGATGGTCATGGACAAGGCCGCGTCGGCCCCGTCCCTGGCCTCCTCCGCCAACCAGGCGGCCTTCAACCTGGCCAACGCCGGCGGCGCCTGGATCGGCGGCCTGGCCCTGGCCGCGGGCTTCGGGGTCACCTCCCCGGCCCTGGCCGGCGCGGCCCTGGCCGTGCTCGGCCTCGGCGTGGCGTCGCTGGCGTACGCGGTGGACCGGCGCAGTGCGCCGGCCGGCGGGCGCGAGCGGGTCGTGGCGAGCCATGTCCCGCAGGAGGCGGAAGCGGTGCACTACTGA
- a CDS encoding haloacid dehalogenase type II has product MTGIRDIEVVVFDVLGTLVDEPGGLRTAIHEALPASDEAAVDHLLALWQQHGEAEQRRILQGLRAYASTETLDAEAARLVAGRAGLSDPAAVARLATAGQRLPPWPDSAAGLERLARWFPLVGLSNASRTALLRLNAHAGLRWHQALSAEAARAYKPAPEVYRLALDAAGCPPERVLMVAAHAWDLRAAQAVGMRTAHVRRPVGDPPASDDAFDWRFDELDQLVGSLIRGQVASG; this is encoded by the coding sequence GTGACCGGGATCCGCGACATCGAGGTCGTCGTCTTCGACGTCCTCGGCACACTCGTCGACGAGCCCGGAGGGCTTCGAACGGCGATCCACGAAGCCCTGCCCGCGTCCGACGAGGCGGCTGTCGACCACCTGCTCGCCTTGTGGCAGCAGCACGGCGAGGCCGAACAGCGACGCATCCTGCAAGGCCTCCGCGCCTACGCCAGCACCGAGACCCTCGACGCGGAGGCCGCGCGGCTCGTGGCCGGGCGCGCCGGGCTCTCCGATCCCGCGGCCGTCGCCCGGCTGGCCACAGCGGGTCAGCGACTGCCGCCCTGGCCCGACTCGGCCGCCGGTCTCGAACGGCTCGCCCGGTGGTTCCCCCTGGTCGGGCTCTCCAACGCCTCCCGTACGGCGCTGCTGCGCCTCAACGCGCACGCCGGGCTGCGCTGGCACCAGGCCCTGTCCGCCGAAGCCGCACGGGCGTACAAGCCGGCGCCGGAGGTCTACCGGCTCGCTCTCGACGCCGCCGGTTGCCCACCGGAACGCGTACTCATGGTGGCCGCCCACGCCTGGGACCTCCGCGCGGCGCAGGCGGTCGGCATGCGGACCGCCCATGTGCGGCGGCCGGTCGGGGACCCTCCGGCGAGCGACGACGCCTTCGACTGGCGGTTCGACGAACTGGACCAACTGGTCGGCTCCCTGATCAGGGGTCAGGTAGCGTCGGGCTGA
- a CDS encoding DUF3105 domain-containing protein has translation MGSAKKSSTARKARIEEMRRAEQARERRNRILTIAASVVIVCGLVAGGVVLVRSQSDGGSDTAASDTSGKGRFVTGKDGVKTWEGKLSRNHVTKAVKYASEPPVGGDHNQVWMNCNGDVYTKEIDNTNAVHSLEHGAVWVTYNADAKKADVDALAAKVKKTPYTLMSPMDDQKDPIMLSAWGHQRTVTGASDPNVDKFFEKFVQGEQTPEPGAACTNGLSQ, from the coding sequence ATGGGCTCCGCCAAGAAGAGCAGCACGGCACGCAAGGCGCGGATAGAGGAGATGCGGCGCGCCGAGCAGGCCCGTGAGCGCCGCAACCGGATCCTCACCATCGCGGCCAGCGTCGTGATCGTCTGCGGTCTGGTCGCCGGCGGCGTCGTGCTCGTGCGGTCCCAGTCCGACGGCGGCAGCGACACCGCCGCGAGCGACACCTCGGGCAAGGGCAGGTTCGTCACGGGCAAGGACGGCGTGAAGACCTGGGAAGGCAAGCTGTCCCGCAACCACGTCACCAAGGCCGTGAAGTACGCCTCCGAGCCCCCCGTCGGCGGCGACCACAACCAGGTCTGGATGAACTGCAACGGCGACGTCTACACCAAGGAGATCGACAACACCAACGCCGTGCACTCGCTGGAGCACGGCGCGGTGTGGGTGACGTACAACGCCGACGCGAAGAAGGCCGACGTCGACGCGCTCGCGGCGAAGGTGAAGAAGACGCCGTACACGCTGATGAGCCCGATGGACGACCAGAAGGACCCGATCATGCTCTCGGCGTGGGGGCACCAGCGCACGGTGACGGGCGCGAGCGACCCGAACGTCGACAAGTTCTTCGAGAAGTTCGTCCAGGGCGAGCAGACCCCCGAGCCGGGCGCCGCCTGCACGAACGGGCTGTCGCAGTGA
- a CDS encoding DUF305 domain-containing protein encodes MRQVGLIAGAAATALVAAGAITYAVAGDDGSGKTPSAESADAGFARDMAVHHQQAVEMSYIVRDRTKDEEVRRLAYDIAQTQANQRGMMLGWLDLWGLPKVSSEPPMTWMDMGGMASGKDGALMPGMATNTEMKRLGELSGKQAEIFYLQLMTDHHKGGIHMAEGCVEKCTVGVEKRLAQGMVDAQQSEIGLMADLLKERGAAPRS; translated from the coding sequence GTGAGGCAGGTCGGTCTGATCGCGGGGGCCGCGGCGACGGCGCTCGTCGCGGCCGGCGCGATCACCTACGCCGTCGCCGGGGACGACGGCAGCGGCAAGACGCCCTCCGCCGAGTCCGCGGACGCCGGGTTCGCGCGGGACATGGCGGTGCACCACCAGCAGGCCGTGGAGATGTCGTACATCGTGCGCGACCGCACCAAGGACGAGGAGGTGCGGCGCCTCGCGTACGACATCGCGCAGACGCAGGCCAACCAGCGCGGCATGATGCTCGGCTGGCTCGACCTGTGGGGCCTTCCCAAGGTGTCCTCCGAGCCGCCGATGACCTGGATGGACATGGGCGGCATGGCCTCCGGCAAGGACGGCGCGCTGATGCCGGGCATGGCGACCAACACCGAGATGAAGAGGCTCGGCGAACTCAGCGGGAAGCAGGCGGAGATCTTCTACCTCCAGCTGATGACGGACCATCACAAGGGCGGCATCCACATGGCCGAGGGCTGTGTGGAGAAGTGCACGGTCGGCGTGGAGAAGCGGCTCGCGCAGGGCATGGTGGACGCGCAGCAGTCGGAGATCGGCCTGATGGCGGACCTGCTGAAGGAGCGGGGCGCCGCGCCGCGCTCGTAG
- a CDS encoding RrF2 family transcriptional regulator, with amino-acid sequence MRLLRSTDLALRVLMRLAVAGESTPTTRDVAAGMDVPYTHLAKVVAELQHMGLLTARRGRGGGLNLTEQGRTASVGAVVRAFEGDGDVVDCEGPTPCPLNSACRLRGALRRAQEAFFASLDPITVTDIAAEPTGALLLGISRAAGTPGP; translated from the coding sequence ATGCGGCTGCTGCGCTCCACCGACCTGGCCCTGCGGGTCCTGATGCGGCTCGCCGTCGCCGGCGAGTCGACTCCGACGACCCGGGACGTCGCCGCCGGCATGGACGTGCCGTACACCCACCTGGCGAAGGTCGTCGCCGAGCTCCAGCACATGGGCCTGCTGACCGCCCGTCGCGGGCGCGGCGGCGGCCTCAACCTCACCGAGCAGGGCCGCACGGCGTCGGTGGGCGCCGTGGTGCGCGCCTTCGAGGGCGACGGCGACGTCGTCGACTGCGAGGGCCCCACGCCCTGCCCCCTGAACTCCGCCTGCCGCCTGCGCGGCGCGCTGCGCCGGGCCCAGGAGGCGTTCTTCGCCTCCCTGGACCCGATCACGGTGACGGACATCGCGGCGGAACCGACCGGGGCGCTGCTGCTGGGGATCTCGCGGGCGGCCGGTACTCCCGGCCCTTAG
- a CDS encoding NAD+ synthase, translating to MPQLRLALNQIDSSVGDLAGNTESIVRWTRHSAEQGAHLVAFPEMALTGYPVEDLALRSSFVEASRAALRSLAVRLADEGFGELPVIVGYLDRCATAQPKYGQPAGAPQNAGAVLYGGEVVLNFAKHHLPNYGVFDEFRYFVPGDSMPVLRVHGVDVALAICEDLWQDGGRVPAARSAQAGLLVSINASPYERNKDDTRLELVRKRAQEAGCTTAYLAMIGGQDELVFDGDSIVVDKDGEVVARAPQFAEGCVVLDLDLPAASEDAPTGVVDDGLRIDRVVLSKDPLPRYEPELTGGYAERLDDDEEVYSALVVGLRAYVAKNGFKSVLIGLSGGIDSSLVAAIACDAVGAQNVYGVSMPSKYSSDHSKDDAAEMARRTGLNYRTVAIEPMFDAYMGSLGLTGLAEENLQSRLRGTLLMAISNQEGHIVLAPGNKSELAVGYSTLYGDSVGAYGPIKDVYKTSIFRLAEWRNRAARERGQTPPIPENSITKPPSAELRPGQVDTDSLPDYPVLDAILDLYVDQDRGADEIVAAGFDRELVTKTLRMVDTAEYKRRQYPPGTKISVKGFGKDRRLPITNGWRESV from the coding sequence GTGCCTCAACTACGTCTCGCCCTGAACCAGATCGACTCGAGCGTCGGCGACCTCGCCGGGAACACCGAGTCGATCGTCCGCTGGACCCGGCACTCCGCCGAGCAGGGAGCGCATCTCGTGGCGTTCCCCGAGATGGCGCTGACCGGGTATCCCGTCGAGGACCTGGCCCTCAGGTCGTCCTTCGTGGAGGCCTCCCGGGCGGCGCTGCGGAGCCTCGCCGTCCGCCTGGCCGACGAGGGCTTCGGTGAGCTGCCGGTGATCGTCGGCTACCTCGACCGCTGCGCGACCGCCCAGCCGAAGTACGGCCAGCCGGCCGGCGCGCCGCAGAACGCGGGAGCGGTGCTGTACGGCGGCGAGGTGGTCCTGAACTTCGCCAAGCACCACCTGCCGAACTACGGCGTCTTCGACGAGTTCCGCTACTTCGTGCCCGGCGACAGCATGCCGGTCCTGCGCGTCCACGGCGTGGATGTCGCCCTGGCCATCTGCGAGGACCTCTGGCAGGACGGCGGCCGTGTCCCCGCGGCGCGCTCGGCGCAGGCGGGCCTGCTGGTCTCGATCAACGCCTCGCCCTACGAGCGCAACAAGGACGACACGCGCCTGGAGCTGGTCCGCAAGCGGGCCCAGGAGGCCGGCTGCACCACGGCGTACCTCGCCATGATCGGCGGCCAGGACGAGCTGGTGTTCGACGGCGACTCGATCGTCGTGGACAAGGACGGCGAGGTCGTGGCGCGGGCGCCGCAGTTCGCCGAGGGCTGCGTGGTCCTGGACCTGGACCTGCCGGCGGCGTCGGAGGACGCGCCGACGGGCGTGGTGGACGACGGCCTGCGCATCGACCGGGTGGTGCTCTCCAAGGACCCGCTGCCCCGCTACGAGCCGGAGCTCACGGGCGGCTACGCGGAACGCCTGGACGACGACGAGGAGGTCTACTCGGCGCTGGTCGTGGGCCTGCGGGCATACGTCGCGAAGAACGGCTTCAAGTCCGTCCTGATCGGTCTGTCGGGCGGCATCGACTCGTCGCTGGTCGCGGCGATCGCGTGCGACGCGGTGGGCGCGCAGAACGTGTACGGCGTGTCGATGCCGTCGAAGTACTCGTCGGACCACTCGAAGGACGACGCGGCGGAGATGGCCCGGCGCACGGGCCTGAACTACCGCACGGTCGCGATCGAGCCGATGTTCGACGCGTACATGGGCTCGCTGGGCCTGACCGGCCTGGCGGAGGAGAACCTCCAGTCGCGCCTGCGCGGCACGCTGCTCATGGCGATCTCCAACCAGGAGGGCCACATCGTGCTGGCCCCCGGCAACAAGTCGGAACTGGCGGTCGGCTACTCCACGCTCTACGGCGACTCGGTGGGCGCCTACGGCCCCATCAAGGACGTCTACAAGACGTCGATCTTCCGCCTGGCCGAGTGGCGCAACCGGGCCGCCCGGGAACGCGGCCAGACCCCGCCGATCCCGGAGAACTCCATCACCAAGCCGCCGAGCGCGGAACTCCGCCCGGGCCAGGTCGACACCGACTCGCTGCCCGACTACCCGGTGCTGGACGCGATCCTCGACCTGTACGTCGACCAGGACCGGGGCGCCGACGAGATCGTCGCGGCCGGTTTCGACCGGGAGCTGGTCACGAAGACCCTGCGCATGGTCGACACGGCGGAGTACAAGCGGCGCCAGTACCCGCCGGGGACGAAGATCTCGGTGAAGGGCTTCGGGAAGGACCGCCGCCTGCCGATCACGAACGGGTGGCGGGAGTCGGTCTGA
- a CDS encoding O-methyltransferase, which translates to MAERVVPDRVVTAERIAAEAGFEKSCIPEVGRLLRLAAAAKPGGVVAESGTGSGVGTAWLHSGLGAGARLVTVERDEELARRAAGVFADDDRVSVLTGDWRLLERHAPFDVFFCDGGGKRDAPQRVVELLAPGGILVLDDFTPSTTWPPVFEGRVDELRLFYLTHSDLDATEVLTTPSSSAVVAARRA; encoded by the coding sequence ATGGCAGAGCGTGTGGTTCCTGACCGCGTGGTGACCGCCGAGCGGATCGCCGCCGAGGCCGGGTTCGAGAAGAGCTGCATCCCCGAAGTGGGCAGGCTGCTCAGGCTGGCCGCCGCCGCCAAGCCCGGTGGGGTCGTCGCCGAGAGCGGCACCGGCTCGGGTGTGGGCACCGCCTGGCTGCACAGCGGCCTGGGGGCCGGTGCGCGTCTCGTCACCGTGGAGCGTGACGAGGAGCTGGCCCGGCGGGCGGCCGGTGTCTTCGCGGACGACGACCGCGTCAGCGTGCTGACCGGCGACTGGCGGCTGCTCGAGCGACACGCCCCGTTCGACGTCTTCTTCTGCGACGGCGGCGGCAAGCGGGACGCCCCCCAGCGGGTCGTCGAGTTGCTCGCTCCCGGCGGGATTCTCGTCCTCGACGACTTCACACCGTCGACCACGTGGCCGCCGGTGTTCGAGGGCAGGGTGGACGAGCTGCGCCTGTTCTACCTGACCCATTCGGACCTGGACGCCACCGAAGTCCTCACGACGCCGTCCAGTTCGGCGGTCGTCGCGGCCCGCCGGGCCTGA
- a CDS encoding S53 family peptidase — protein sequence MRSNRAKARAGLSMAATLPMLAGALALGIPAAHAADHPLRDLLAGTKPAWATPRADKGAAPDGAAMSARVYLRGRDAAGLAAYAKAVSDPTSASYGKYLTAKQAQARFGATKAQVAAVKAWLTAAGLKATGVTAHYVSVTGDVAAAEKAFGAQLHNFAKGSKTYRAPASTASVPASVADAVLTVTGLDNAPHMVTHDDQLPPPDTVFRNAGPFSSYYGSKTATTLPDAYGTKIPYAVKGYTGKQLRAAYGAGTRTGKGVRVAITDAYASPTIAYDAATYAGKHGDAAWKSGQLHQVLPKKYTNTKDCSAAGWYGEETLDVEAVHAVAPAADVTYVGAASCTDADLLDALGKVVDHHLADIVSNSWGEVEAAQTPDLAAAYDQVFQLGAVEGIGFYFSSGDDGDEVAGSGTKQVDSPANSAWVTAVGGTSLAVGKNDTYLWETGWGTEKANLSADGKSWTDFPGAFTSGAGGGTSRTVAEPSYQKGVVPDALAKANSAGGNRVVPDIAAIADPNTGFLVGQTQTLPDGKTQAYSEYRIGGTSLAAPTIAAIQALAQEARGGKPIGFANPAIYAKAGTKAYHDVTDNPTGSGLAVARVDFVNGYDATGGLATSVRSLGKDSSLSAVKGYDDVTGVGTPANGYVESYRRR from the coding sequence ATGAGATCCAACCGCGCCAAGGCGCGCGCCGGGCTGAGCATGGCAGCGACACTGCCGATGCTCGCCGGTGCGCTGGCGCTCGGCATACCCGCGGCGCACGCCGCCGACCACCCGCTCCGTGACCTGCTCGCCGGGACCAAGCCGGCGTGGGCCACGCCCAGGGCCGACAAGGGCGCCGCTCCCGACGGCGCCGCGATGTCGGCCCGCGTCTATCTCCGGGGGCGCGACGCGGCGGGCCTCGCGGCGTACGCCAAGGCCGTCTCCGACCCGACGTCGGCCTCGTACGGCAAGTACCTGACCGCCAAGCAGGCCCAGGCCCGCTTCGGCGCGACCAAGGCCCAGGTGGCGGCCGTGAAGGCCTGGCTGACGGCGGCCGGCCTGAAGGCCACCGGCGTCACGGCGCACTACGTCTCCGTCACCGGTGACGTGGCCGCCGCCGAGAAGGCGTTCGGTGCCCAGCTGCACAACTTCGCCAAGGGCTCGAAGACCTATCGCGCCCCGGCGAGCACCGCCTCCGTGCCGGCGAGCGTGGCCGACGCCGTGCTGACCGTCACCGGCCTGGACAACGCGCCGCACATGGTCACGCACGACGACCAACTGCCGCCGCCGGACACCGTGTTCCGCAACGCCGGGCCGTTCTCCTCGTACTACGGCTCGAAGACCGCGACCACACTCCCGGACGCGTACGGCACGAAGATCCCGTACGCGGTCAAGGGCTACACCGGCAAGCAGCTGCGGGCCGCCTACGGCGCGGGCACGCGCACCGGCAAGGGCGTCCGGGTCGCCATCACGGACGCGTACGCCTCGCCGACGATCGCCTACGACGCGGCCACCTACGCCGGCAAGCACGGCGACGCGGCCTGGAAGTCCGGCCAGCTGCACCAGGTGCTGCCCAAGAAGTACACGAACACCAAGGACTGCTCGGCCGCCGGCTGGTACGGCGAGGAGACCCTGGACGTCGAGGCCGTGCACGCGGTCGCACCGGCCGCGGACGTCACCTACGTGGGCGCGGCGTCCTGCACCGACGCCGATCTGCTCGACGCGCTCGGCAAGGTCGTCGACCACCACCTGGCCGACATCGTCTCCAACTCCTGGGGCGAGGTCGAGGCCGCGCAGACGCCCGACCTCGCGGCCGCCTACGACCAGGTCTTCCAGCTGGGCGCGGTCGAGGGCATCGGCTTCTACTTCTCCTCCGGCGACGACGGCGACGAAGTCGCCGGCTCGGGAACGAAGCAGGTCGACTCCCCGGCCAACTCGGCGTGGGTGACCGCCGTCGGCGGCACCTCGCTGGCCGTCGGCAAGAACGACACGTACCTGTGGGAGACCGGCTGGGGCACCGAGAAGGCGAACCTGTCGGCCGACGGCAAGAGCTGGACGGACTTCCCCGGCGCGTTCACCTCCGGCGCGGGCGGCGGCACCAGCAGGACGGTCGCCGAACCCTCGTACCAGAAGGGCGTCGTGCCGGACGCGCTGGCGAAGGCCAACAGCGCGGGCGGCAACCGCGTCGTCCCGGACATCGCGGCGATCGCCGACCCGAACACCGGCTTCCTGGTCGGCCAGACGCAGACCCTGCCCGACGGCAAGACGCAGGCGTACAGCGAGTACCGCATCGGCGGCACCTCACTCGCCGCGCCGACCATCGCGGCCATCCAGGCCCTCGCCCAGGAGGCCCGCGGCGGCAAGCCGATCGGCTTCGCCAACCCGGCGATCTACGCGAAGGCCGGCACGAAGGCCTACCACGACGTCACCGACAACCCGACGGGCTCCGGCCTGGCCGTGGCCCGCGTCGACTTCGTGAACGGCTACGACGCCACGGGCGGCCTGGCCACGTCCGTGCGCAGTCTGGGCAAGGACAGCTCGCTCTCCGCCGTGAAGGGCTACGACGACGTCACCGGCGTGGGCACGCCCGCGAACGGTTACGTCGAGTCGTACCGGCGCCGCTGA